The following are encoded together in the Neomonachus schauinslandi chromosome 15, ASM220157v2, whole genome shotgun sequence genome:
- the STRADA gene encoding STE20-related kinase adapter protein alpha isoform X3 — protein sequence MSSFLPEGERYELLTVIGKGFEDLMTVNLARYKPTGEYVTVRRINMEACSNEMVTFLQGELHVSKLFSHPNILPYRATFIADNELWVVTSFMAYGSAKDLICTHFMDGMNELAIAYILQGVLKALDYIHHMGYVHRSVKASHILISSDGKVYLSGLRSNLSMISHGQRQRVVHDFPKYSVKVLPWLSPEVLQQNLQGYDAKSDIYSVGITACELANGHVPFKDMPATQMLLEKLNGTVPCLLDTSTIPAEELTMSTSRSAANPGLSESLAASTPRTSNGDSPSHPYYRTFSPHFHHFVEQCLQRNPDVRPSASTLLNHSFFKQIKRRASEALPELLRPVTPITNFEGSQPQDPSGIFGLVTNLEELEVDDWEF from the exons ATGAGTAGCTTCCTGCCGGAGGGAGAGCGCTATGAGCTACTCACCGTCATAG GCAAAGGATTTGAGGACCTGATGACCGTGAATCTAGCAAGGTACAAACCAACAGGAGAGTACGTGACGGTACGAAGGATTAACATGGAAGCTTGTTCCAATGAGATGGTGACGTTCTTGCAG GGGGAGCTTCATGTCTCTAAACTCTTCAGCCATCCCAACATCCTGCCATACCGAGCCACCTTTATTGCAGACAATGAGCTGTGGGTTGTCACATCATTCATGGCGTATG GTTCTGCCAAGGATCTCATCTGCACGCACTTCATGGATGGCATGAATGAGCTGGCGATTGCTTACATCCTGCAGGGGGTGCTCAAGGCCCTGGACTACATCCACCACATGGGATATGTACACAG gagTGTCAAAGCCAGCCACATTCTGATCTCCTCTGATGGCAAGGTCTACCTGTCTGGTTTACGCAGCAACCTCAGCATGATCAGTCACGGGCAGCGGCAGCGTGTGGTCCACGACTTTCCCAAGTACAGTGTCAAGGTTCTGCCTTGGCTCAGCCCGGAGGTCCTGCAGCAG AATCTTCAGGGTTACGATGCCAAGTCTGACATCTACAGTGTGGGCATCACAGCCTGTGAGCTGGCCAATGGCCATGTCCCCTTTAAGGATATGCCTGCCACCCAG ATGCTGCTGGAGAAGCTGAACGGCACGGTGCCCTGCCTGCTGGACACCAGCACCATCCCCGCCGAGGAGCTGACCATGAGCACCTCGCGCTCAGCAGCCAACCCTGGCCTGAGCGAGAGCCTGGCCGCCAGCACCCCCAGGACCTCCAATGGCGACTCGCCATCCCACCCCTATTACCGCACCTTTTCCCCTCACTTCCACCACTTTGTGGAGCAGTGCCTTCAGCGGAACCCAGACGTCAG ACCAAGTGCCAGCACCCTTCTGAACCATTCTTTCTTCAAGCAG ATCAAGCGACGCGCCTCAGAGGCTTTGCCTGAGTTACTTCGCCCTGTCACCCCCATCACCAATTTTGAGGGCAGCCAGCCTCAGGATCCCAGTGGAATCTTCGGCCTGGTAACAAACCTGGAAGAGCTAGAGGTGGACGACTGGGAGTTCTGA
- the STRADA gene encoding STE20-related kinase adapter protein alpha isoform X2 — MSFLTNEASSESIASLSKQEIMSSFLPEGERYELLTVIGKGFEDLMTVNLARYKPTGEYVTVRRINMEACSNEMVTFLQGELHVSKLFSHPNILPYRATFIADNELWVVTSFMAYGSAKDLICTHFMDGMNELAIAYILQGVLKALDYIHHMGYVHRSVKASHILISSDGKVYLSGLRSNLSMISHGQRQRVVHDFPKYSVKVLPWLSPEVLQQNLQGYDAKSDIYSVGITACELANGHVPFKDMPATQMLLEKLNGTVPCLLDTSTIPAEELTMSTSRSAANPGLSESLAASTPRTSNGDSPSHPYYRTFSPHFHHFVEQCLQRNPDVRPSASTLLNHSFFKQIKRRASEALPELLRPVTPITNFEGSQPQDPSGIFGLVTNLEELEVDDWEF; from the exons ATGTCTTTTCTT accAATGAGGCGAGCTCAGAGTCAATAGCATCCCTCTCTAAACAGGAGATCATGAGTAGCTTCCTGCCGGAGGGAGAGCGCTATGAGCTACTCACCGTCATAG GCAAAGGATTTGAGGACCTGATGACCGTGAATCTAGCAAGGTACAAACCAACAGGAGAGTACGTGACGGTACGAAGGATTAACATGGAAGCTTGTTCCAATGAGATGGTGACGTTCTTGCAG GGGGAGCTTCATGTCTCTAAACTCTTCAGCCATCCCAACATCCTGCCATACCGAGCCACCTTTATTGCAGACAATGAGCTGTGGGTTGTCACATCATTCATGGCGTATG GTTCTGCCAAGGATCTCATCTGCACGCACTTCATGGATGGCATGAATGAGCTGGCGATTGCTTACATCCTGCAGGGGGTGCTCAAGGCCCTGGACTACATCCACCACATGGGATATGTACACAG gagTGTCAAAGCCAGCCACATTCTGATCTCCTCTGATGGCAAGGTCTACCTGTCTGGTTTACGCAGCAACCTCAGCATGATCAGTCACGGGCAGCGGCAGCGTGTGGTCCACGACTTTCCCAAGTACAGTGTCAAGGTTCTGCCTTGGCTCAGCCCGGAGGTCCTGCAGCAG AATCTTCAGGGTTACGATGCCAAGTCTGACATCTACAGTGTGGGCATCACAGCCTGTGAGCTGGCCAATGGCCATGTCCCCTTTAAGGATATGCCTGCCACCCAG ATGCTGCTGGAGAAGCTGAACGGCACGGTGCCCTGCCTGCTGGACACCAGCACCATCCCCGCCGAGGAGCTGACCATGAGCACCTCGCGCTCAGCAGCCAACCCTGGCCTGAGCGAGAGCCTGGCCGCCAGCACCCCCAGGACCTCCAATGGCGACTCGCCATCCCACCCCTATTACCGCACCTTTTCCCCTCACTTCCACCACTTTGTGGAGCAGTGCCTTCAGCGGAACCCAGACGTCAG ACCAAGTGCCAGCACCCTTCTGAACCATTCTTTCTTCAAGCAG ATCAAGCGACGCGCCTCAGAGGCTTTGCCTGAGTTACTTCGCCCTGTCACCCCCATCACCAATTTTGAGGGCAGCCAGCCTCAGGATCCCAGTGGAATCTTCGGCCTGGTAACAAACCTGGAAGAGCTAGAGGTGGACGACTGGGAGTTCTGA
- the STRADA gene encoding STE20-related kinase adapter protein alpha isoform X1, whose translation MSFLVSKPERIRRWVSEKFIVEGLRDLELFGEQPPGDTRRKTNEASSESIASLSKQEIMSSFLPEGERYELLTVIGKGFEDLMTVNLARYKPTGEYVTVRRINMEACSNEMVTFLQGELHVSKLFSHPNILPYRATFIADNELWVVTSFMAYGSAKDLICTHFMDGMNELAIAYILQGVLKALDYIHHMGYVHRSVKASHILISSDGKVYLSGLRSNLSMISHGQRQRVVHDFPKYSVKVLPWLSPEVLQQNLQGYDAKSDIYSVGITACELANGHVPFKDMPATQMLLEKLNGTVPCLLDTSTIPAEELTMSTSRSAANPGLSESLAASTPRTSNGDSPSHPYYRTFSPHFHHFVEQCLQRNPDVRPSASTLLNHSFFKQIKRRASEALPELLRPVTPITNFEGSQPQDPSGIFGLVTNLEELEVDDWEF comes from the exons ATGTCTTTTCTTGTAAGTAAACCAGAGCGAATTAGG CGGTGGGTCTCGGAAAAGTTCATTGTTGAGGGCTTAAGAGATTTGGAGCTATTTGGAG AGCAGCCTCCGGGTGACACTCGGAGAAAA accAATGAGGCGAGCTCAGAGTCAATAGCATCCCTCTCTAAACAGGAGATCATGAGTAGCTTCCTGCCGGAGGGAGAGCGCTATGAGCTACTCACCGTCATAG GCAAAGGATTTGAGGACCTGATGACCGTGAATCTAGCAAGGTACAAACCAACAGGAGAGTACGTGACGGTACGAAGGATTAACATGGAAGCTTGTTCCAATGAGATGGTGACGTTCTTGCAG GGGGAGCTTCATGTCTCTAAACTCTTCAGCCATCCCAACATCCTGCCATACCGAGCCACCTTTATTGCAGACAATGAGCTGTGGGTTGTCACATCATTCATGGCGTATG GTTCTGCCAAGGATCTCATCTGCACGCACTTCATGGATGGCATGAATGAGCTGGCGATTGCTTACATCCTGCAGGGGGTGCTCAAGGCCCTGGACTACATCCACCACATGGGATATGTACACAG gagTGTCAAAGCCAGCCACATTCTGATCTCCTCTGATGGCAAGGTCTACCTGTCTGGTTTACGCAGCAACCTCAGCATGATCAGTCACGGGCAGCGGCAGCGTGTGGTCCACGACTTTCCCAAGTACAGTGTCAAGGTTCTGCCTTGGCTCAGCCCGGAGGTCCTGCAGCAG AATCTTCAGGGTTACGATGCCAAGTCTGACATCTACAGTGTGGGCATCACAGCCTGTGAGCTGGCCAATGGCCATGTCCCCTTTAAGGATATGCCTGCCACCCAG ATGCTGCTGGAGAAGCTGAACGGCACGGTGCCCTGCCTGCTGGACACCAGCACCATCCCCGCCGAGGAGCTGACCATGAGCACCTCGCGCTCAGCAGCCAACCCTGGCCTGAGCGAGAGCCTGGCCGCCAGCACCCCCAGGACCTCCAATGGCGACTCGCCATCCCACCCCTATTACCGCACCTTTTCCCCTCACTTCCACCACTTTGTGGAGCAGTGCCTTCAGCGGAACCCAGACGTCAG ACCAAGTGCCAGCACCCTTCTGAACCATTCTTTCTTCAAGCAG ATCAAGCGACGCGCCTCAGAGGCTTTGCCTGAGTTACTTCGCCCTGTCACCCCCATCACCAATTTTGAGGGCAGCCAGCCTCAGGATCCCAGTGGAATCTTCGGCCTGGTAACAAACCTGGAAGAGCTAGAGGTGGACGACTGGGAGTTCTGA
- the CCDC47 gene encoding PAT complex subunit CCDC47 codes for MKAFLAFCVVLLVFGSVSEAKFDDFEDEEDIVEYDDNDFAEFEDVTEDSVTESPQRVITTEDDEDETTVELEGQDENQEGDFEDADTQEGDTESEPYDDEEFEGYEDKPDTSSSKNKDPITIVDVPAHLQNSWESYYLEILMVTGLLAYIMNYIIGKNKNSRLAQAWFNTHRELLESNFTLVGDDGTNKEATSTGKLNQENEHIYNLWCSGRVCCEGMLIQLRFLKRQDLLNVLARMMRPVSDQVQIKVTMNDEDMDTYVFAVGTRKALVRLQKEMQDLSEFCSDKPKSGAKYGLPDSLAILSEMGEVTEGMMDTKMVHFLTHYADKIESVHFSDQFSGPKIMQEEGQPLKLPDTKRTLLFTFNVPGSGNTYPKDMEALLPLMNMVIYSIDKAKKFRLNREGKQKADKNRARVEENFLKLTHVQRQEAAQSRREEKKRAEKERIMNEEDPEKQRRLEEAALRREQKKLEKKQMKMKQIKVKAM; via the exons ATGAAAGCCTTCCTTGCTTTCTGTGTTGTCCTTTTGGTGTTCGGGAGTGTCTCTGAAGCCAAGTTTGATGATTTTGAGGATGAGGAAGACATAGTAGAATACGATGATaatgactttgctgaatttgagGATGTCACAGAAGATTCTGTTACTGAATCTCCTCAACGGGTGATAACAACTGAAGATGATGAAGACGAGACCACTGTGGAGTTAGAAGGGCAGGATGAAAACCAAGAAGGAGATTTTGAAGATGCAGATACCCAG GAGGGAGATACAGAGAGTGAGCCATATGATGATGAAGAATTTGAAGGTTATGAAGACAAACCAGATACTTCTTCTAGCAAAAATAAAGACCCAATAACAATTGTTGAT GTTCCTGCACACCTCCAGAACAGTTGGGAGAGTTATTATCTAGAAATTTTGATGGTGACTGGTCTGCTCGCCTACATCATGAATTATATCATTGGGAAGAATAAAAACAGCCGCCTTGCTCAAGCCTGGTTTAACACTCATAGAGAGCTTTTGGAGAGCAACTTTACCTTAGTAG GGGATGATGGAACTAACAAAGAAGCCACAAGCACAGGAAAGCTGAACCAGGAGAATGAGCATATCTACAACCTGTGGTGTTCTGGCCGAGTGTGCTGTGAAGGGATGCTTATCCAGCTGAGG TTCCTCAAGAGACAAGACTTACTGAATGTCCTGGCCCGGATGATGAGACCAGTGAGTGATCAAGTG caaataaaagtaaCCATGAATGACGAAGACATGGATACCTATGTGTTTGCTGTTGGCACTCGGAAAGCCTTGGTGCGACTCCAGAAAGAGATGCAGGATCTG AGTGAGTTTTGTAGTGACAAACCTAAGTCTGGAGCGAAGTATGGACTGCCAGACTCCTTGGCCATCCTGTCAGAGATGGGAGAAGTCACAGAGGGAATGATGGATACAAAG atgGTTCACTTTCTTACACACTATGCTGACAAGATTGAATCCGTTCATTTTTCAGACCAGTTCTCTGGTCCAAAAATTATGCAAGA GGAAGGTCAGCCTTTAAAGCTGCCTGACACTAAGAGGACACTATTGTTTACATTTAATG TGCCTGGCTCAGGTAACACTTACCCAAAGGATATGGAGGCTTTGCTGCCCCTGATGAACATGGTGATTTATTCTATTGATAAAGCCAAAAAGTTCCGACTCAACAGAGAA GGCAAACAGAAAGCAGATAAAAACCGAGCTCGAGTAGAAGAAAACTTCTTGAAGCTGACACATGTGCAAAGACAGGAAGCTGCACAGTCTCGGCGcgaggagaagaaaagagcagaGAAGGAGCGAATCATGAACGAGGAAGATCCTGAGAAACAGCGCAGGCTGGAG gAAGCTGCCTTGAGGCGTGAgcaaaagaaattagagaagaagcaaatgaaaatgaaacaaatcaaaGTGAAAGCCATGTAA